In the Williamwhitmania taraxaci genome, one interval contains:
- the alaS gene encoding alanine--tRNA ligase yields the protein MNSKQVRTAFLEFFRSKQHEVVPSAPMVVKNDPTLMFTNAGMNQFKDIFLNISAPKYSRVANSQKCLRVSGKHNDLEEVGHDTYHHTMFEMLGNWSFGNYFKKEAINWAWEFLVEELKLPKERLYATVFEGNAEEGIDPDSEALALWKQYLPENRIIWGNKKDNFWEMGDSGPCGPCSELHIDLRSDELRALIPGETLVNTSDPLVIEVWNLVFIQFNRKANGALEPLPAKHVDTGMGFERLCMAVQGKQSNYDTDVFQPIIQKIASLSGKVYGSDAKADIAMRVIADHLRAISFAIADGQLPSNVKAGYVIRRILRRAVRYGFTFLGFTEPSLYKLVQTLVDQMGDAYPDLKKQQQLVEKVIAEEESSFLRTLDTGIRLLDQHIEVARKDGKLEISGSSAFELYDTFGFPLDLTELILREKGMSVDRDGFNKAMEVQKERSRAAAVTETDDWVEVKPLTTVEFVGYDNIESEVNICRYRTVKAKNKTLYQLVFDRTPFYAESGGQVGDSGYIEADGERIVIIDTQKENNLIVHITETLPKNPSVSFHAAINTHQRQLTANNHSATHLLHEALRETLGTHVEQKGSLVNPENIRFDFAHFQKLSEEDIAKIEAIVNRKIRENHALVERRNTPIAEAQKLGAMALFGEKYGDSVRVIQFGTSVELCGGTHVSASGKIGFFKITSEGAISAGVRRIEAITADRAEQFINESLNEIKEAKTLLNNNGPIAHGIQKMLEENKRLTKELEGLMKEKLSIIKEALKAKAKVLNGVTLIAETFDLSPDSIKDLAYQLKGEIVNLAFVAGSIAGGKPSLTIMLSDSVMKEKGLNASTIVREAAKEIQGGGGGQPFFASAGGKNIDGIQAAIAKATSLITQ from the coding sequence ATTCAAAACAGGTTCGAACTGCCTTTTTGGAGTTTTTCCGAAGCAAACAACACGAAGTTGTGCCTTCCGCTCCTATGGTTGTGAAGAACGACCCTACCCTGATGTTTACCAATGCAGGGATGAACCAGTTTAAGGATATTTTTCTGAATATTTCAGCCCCAAAATACTCACGAGTAGCCAATTCACAGAAGTGTTTGCGTGTGTCGGGGAAGCACAACGACCTAGAGGAAGTAGGCCACGACACCTATCACCATACTATGTTCGAAATGCTCGGCAACTGGTCGTTCGGCAACTATTTCAAGAAAGAGGCTATCAACTGGGCTTGGGAATTTTTGGTGGAAGAACTAAAACTTCCAAAGGAAAGACTCTACGCAACGGTTTTTGAAGGAAATGCAGAAGAGGGAATTGATCCCGATAGCGAAGCGCTCGCGTTGTGGAAGCAGTATCTTCCCGAAAACAGAATTATCTGGGGAAACAAAAAAGATAACTTCTGGGAAATGGGCGATTCAGGTCCTTGTGGACCATGCAGCGAACTGCATATAGACCTTCGGTCCGATGAACTCAGAGCTCTAATTCCAGGAGAAACGCTTGTAAACACAAGCGATCCACTCGTAATTGAGGTCTGGAACTTAGTATTTATACAGTTCAACAGAAAAGCCAACGGTGCCCTTGAACCACTGCCCGCAAAACATGTGGACACAGGAATGGGCTTCGAACGTCTGTGCATGGCAGTTCAAGGAAAACAAAGCAACTACGACACTGACGTTTTCCAACCAATCATTCAAAAAATAGCATCCCTCTCGGGAAAGGTATATGGTAGCGATGCCAAAGCGGACATTGCCATGCGCGTTATTGCCGATCACCTAAGAGCCATATCCTTCGCCATTGCCGATGGACAACTACCCTCAAACGTTAAAGCAGGTTACGTTATTCGGCGTATTCTACGCCGAGCAGTACGTTACGGATTCACCTTCTTAGGCTTCACAGAACCCTCGCTCTACAAGTTGGTTCAAACGCTGGTTGACCAAATGGGTGATGCTTACCCCGACCTAAAAAAGCAGCAGCAATTGGTTGAAAAGGTTATTGCAGAGGAAGAATCATCTTTCCTTCGAACACTAGACACGGGCATAAGGCTTCTTGACCAGCACATAGAAGTGGCTCGTAAAGATGGAAAGTTAGAGATTAGTGGTAGCAGTGCATTCGAACTTTACGACACCTTTGGATTTCCGCTCGATCTTACTGAGCTAATTCTTCGCGAAAAAGGCATGAGCGTTGATCGTGATGGTTTTAACAAAGCCATGGAAGTTCAAAAGGAAAGAAGTCGGGCTGCTGCAGTTACCGAAACCGACGACTGGGTGGAGGTTAAACCACTTACCACCGTTGAGTTTGTCGGATACGACAATATCGAATCGGAGGTAAATATTTGCCGTTACCGTACCGTGAAGGCAAAAAACAAGACACTTTATCAACTGGTGTTTGACCGAACTCCATTTTATGCTGAATCGGGTGGACAAGTGGGCGATTCAGGATACATTGAAGCAGATGGAGAACGCATTGTAATTATTGACACTCAGAAGGAAAACAACCTTATTGTACACATTACTGAAACATTACCAAAAAATCCATCAGTCAGTTTTCACGCTGCCATAAACACTCACCAGAGACAGCTTACTGCCAACAACCACTCAGCAACCCACTTGCTCCATGAAGCACTAAGAGAAACACTTGGAACACATGTAGAGCAAAAAGGATCGTTGGTTAACCCCGAAAATATTCGCTTCGACTTTGCCCATTTCCAAAAACTAAGTGAGGAGGATATTGCAAAAATAGAAGCGATTGTAAACAGAAAAATCAGGGAAAACCATGCACTCGTAGAAAGAAGAAACACTCCGATTGCCGAAGCTCAGAAACTTGGAGCAATGGCTCTGTTTGGTGAAAAGTATGGAGATAGTGTTCGTGTTATCCAATTTGGCACATCTGTTGAATTATGTGGAGGAACACACGTTTCTGCCTCTGGCAAGATCGGATTCTTTAAGATCACTTCGGAGGGAGCAATCTCTGCAGGTGTTCGACGTATAGAGGCCATAACTGCCGATAGAGCAGAGCAATTCATCAACGAATCCCTCAACGAAATAAAGGAAGCGAAAACCCTACTCAACAACAACGGTCCTATTGCCCATGGAATTCAGAAGATGCTTGAAGAAAACAAGCGACTTACCAAAGAACTAGAAGGGTTGATGAAGGAGAAACTATCTATAATAAAGGAGGCGTTGAAAGCGAAAGCGAAGGTATTAAACGGTGTTACGCTCATTGCCGAAACATTCGATCTTAGCCCCGATTCAATCAAGGATCTTGCCTACCAGCTAAAGGGAGAAATCGTCAACCTCGCGTTTGTGGCAGGAAGTATTGCAGGTGGAAAGCCATCGCTCACCATCATGCTCAGCGACTCTGTGATGAAAGAAAAAGGGCTGAATGCGTCAACCATAGTTAGAGAGGCAGCTAAGGAAATACAAGGTGGTGGCGGTGGCCAACCCTTCTTTGCTTCTGCCGGCGGAAAAAACATTGACGGTATCCAAGCAGCAATAGCCAAGGCAACTAGCCTGATTACACAATAA
- a CDS encoding RDD family protein codes for MELIEKTEPKYAGFWLRFVANIIDQLLLQTVIVIFTLPLIFGMVTGIITASKEQGDASKAIAIISVVMGFVALLFAVSLIVGWLYYAIMESSKQQGTLGKMALGIKVTDIEGNKITFTRATGRYFGKIISNMTIYIGYIMAGFTVKKQALHDIIADCLVIKKDN; via the coding sequence ATGGAACTTATTGAAAAAACAGAACCAAAATATGCAGGATTCTGGCTTCGATTTGTAGCGAATATAATTGACCAACTATTGCTACAGACAGTTATTGTAATATTTACTTTGCCACTAATTTTCGGCATGGTGACAGGAATTATTACGGCCTCAAAGGAGCAAGGCGACGCGTCAAAGGCAATTGCCATTATTAGCGTTGTAATGGGCTTTGTCGCGCTACTGTTTGCCGTATCGTTAATTGTTGGATGGCTTTACTACGCCATAATGGAGTCGTCGAAACAACAAGGTACGCTTGGGAAAATGGCCTTGGGAATAAAGGTTACCGATATAGAGGGAAACAAGATTACGTTTACTCGGGCTACCGGTCGCTATTTTGGAAAAATCATTTCGAACATGACAATTTACATCGGCTATATCATGGCTGGGTTTACGGTAAAAAAGCAAGCCTTGCACGACATCATTGCTGACTGCCTCGTCATAAAAAAAGACAACTAA
- a CDS encoding ChaN family lipoprotein yields the protein MKKMVASLILSLLAIVIQAQEVVPYRIFNSKASIVSFEILAEQANNSDVVFFGELHNSAIAHWLELELAVSMQKRFSSNLVLGAEMFEADNQLLLDELLEKRIPIQKFEADGRFWPNYKTDYKPLVEFALANKLRFVATNIPRRYAAAVGKDGLFILNSFSADAKRYFAPLPILYDTSLSCYKSMQSMAMASGGHGPAYIVDAQAAKDATMAHFIMLNFPKEGAFLHFNGSYHSDNHEGIVDLVHRKMPKLKILVITTVEQDQLETLDDENEGHADFTIVVNSRITKTY from the coding sequence ATGAAGAAAATGGTTGCTTCGCTTATTCTTTCATTATTGGCGATTGTTATTCAGGCACAGGAGGTTGTGCCCTATAGAATATTTAACTCCAAGGCTAGTATTGTGTCTTTCGAAATACTGGCCGAACAGGCCAATAATTCTGATGTAGTGTTTTTTGGTGAACTCCATAACAGCGCAATTGCTCATTGGCTGGAATTGGAACTTGCCGTATCTATGCAGAAGCGCTTTAGTAGTAATTTGGTTCTTGGTGCTGAAATGTTTGAGGCCGACAACCAACTTTTGCTAGATGAACTACTCGAGAAACGAATACCTATCCAGAAGTTTGAAGCGGACGGACGGTTTTGGCCCAACTATAAAACCGATTATAAGCCGCTCGTGGAATTTGCGCTGGCGAATAAATTGCGTTTTGTGGCTACCAATATACCTAGACGGTATGCCGCAGCCGTAGGTAAGGATGGATTGTTTATTCTGAACTCGTTCTCGGCTGATGCAAAAAGGTATTTTGCCCCTCTTCCCATTCTTTACGATACCAGTTTGTCCTGCTACAAGTCGATGCAAAGCATGGCGATGGCTTCCGGTGGTCATGGACCTGCGTATATAGTGGATGCCCAAGCGGCAAAAGACGCCACAATGGCTCATTTTATTATGCTAAACTTTCCTAAAGAGGGCGCTTTTTTGCATTTCAATGGAAGCTATCATTCCGATAATCATGAAGGAATTGTGGATTTAGTTCACCGGAAAATGCCCAAGTTGAAAATTCTTGTTATTACTACAGTGGAGCAAGATCAGCTGGAAACGTTGGATGATGAAAATGAAGGACACGCCGATTTTACGATTGTTGTCAATAGTCGAATAACAAAAACCTATTAA
- a CDS encoding sodium:solute symporter — protein MSPLLVSFIIVFYFVVLVGISYLTTRKVDSKSFFGGTRKSPWYIIAIGMIGTSISGVTFISVPGAVYTEQFSYLQMVLGFLVGYLVVANVLLPLYYRLNLTSIYSYLESRFGFFSYKTGALFFLLSRSIGSAFRLYIVAIVLQTVIFDKVGVPFWVSVSVTIGLIYLYTYKGGVKTIIWTDLVQTFAMLTAVVLCLVLVSNAMGFSFGQMVDAVHNSKYSRVWFFDDPMSKLYFWKQFLAGVFIPIVMTGLDQDQMQKNLSCRSLSDAKKNMYWYSLMFVPINLIFMSMGVLLVLYAQRIGLDIPAKTDKLFPLIATGGYLHATLGVTFVVGVIAAAYSSADSALTALTTSFTVDILGAGKYDETRLKRIRTMVHLGMSLLLIAIILLFKAINNEAVIKAIYTVAGYTYGPLLGLYAFGVLTKRRVRDYLVPVAAVLAPILCFGATYLFAIGFELLIYNGVVTFVLIWLTGIGLKVSNK, from the coding sequence ATGTCGCCTCTGTTGGTTAGCTTTATTATAGTTTTTTATTTTGTTGTTCTTGTCGGAATCTCCTACCTAACCACTCGAAAGGTCGATAGTAAGAGTTTTTTTGGTGGGACGCGAAAATCTCCTTGGTATATTATCGCCATTGGGATGATCGGAACTTCCATTTCCGGGGTTACCTTCATTTCGGTGCCTGGGGCTGTTTACACTGAACAGTTCTCCTATTTGCAAATGGTTTTGGGTTTTCTCGTTGGTTATTTGGTGGTTGCCAATGTGCTGCTGCCGCTCTACTATCGATTAAATCTCACTTCAATATACTCCTACCTCGAATCAAGATTTGGTTTTTTTTCCTATAAAACGGGTGCGCTCTTCTTCCTGCTTAGTCGATCGATAGGTTCTGCATTTCGATTGTATATTGTGGCAATCGTCCTTCAAACAGTCATTTTCGATAAGGTTGGTGTTCCTTTCTGGGTTTCTGTTTCAGTAACAATTGGACTGATCTATCTCTACACTTATAAGGGCGGGGTTAAGACTATTATTTGGACCGATCTGGTTCAAACTTTTGCAATGCTCACCGCAGTTGTGCTATGTTTAGTGTTGGTGTCAAACGCCATGGGTTTCTCCTTTGGACAAATGGTAGATGCAGTCCACAACAGCAAGTATTCTAGAGTTTGGTTCTTCGACGATCCCATGAGTAAACTCTACTTCTGGAAACAATTTCTAGCAGGAGTTTTTATTCCTATTGTCATGACAGGACTTGATCAGGATCAAATGCAAAAGAATCTTAGCTGTAGGAGTTTGTCCGATGCCAAAAAAAACATGTATTGGTACAGCTTAATGTTTGTTCCAATCAATCTCATATTTATGTCGATGGGCGTGCTCTTGGTTCTTTATGCCCAAAGGATAGGACTCGATATCCCGGCTAAAACCGATAAACTATTCCCGCTCATTGCCACCGGGGGGTATCTGCACGCGACTCTTGGGGTAACCTTTGTAGTAGGGGTAATTGCTGCGGCATACTCCAGTGCCGATTCTGCGCTAACAGCCCTAACTACATCTTTTACTGTCGATATTTTAGGAGCCGGCAAGTATGACGAAACTAGACTGAAGCGCATTCGGACAATGGTTCACCTCGGGATGTCGCTCCTACTCATTGCCATAATTCTGCTCTTTAAGGCCATTAACAATGAGGCGGTGATAAAGGCAATTTACACCGTTGCGGGTTATACCTATGGACCTCTGTTGGGCCTATACGCATTTGGGGTGTTGACCAAACGAAGGGTGAGGGACTACCTCGTTCCCGTGGCGGCGGTGCTTGCGCCCATACTCTGTTTTGGTGCTACATACTTGTTTGCTATCGGATTCGAATTGTTGATATACAATGGTGTCGTTACTTTTGTCTTGATTTGGTTAACAGGGATTGGTCTTAAAGTATCTAACAAGTAA
- the recR gene encoding recombination mediator RecR: MNLINFPSKHLENAVEELSKLPGVGKKTALRLALHLLKQPQEDVERFGRSVIEMRTQTQYCSLCHNISDSETCSICASPRRDHSLVCVVESVRDVMSIENTGSFSGVYHVLGGIISPMEGVGPSDLKIDSLVNKIASGTVKEIILALSTTMEGETTNFYIFRKIRNHSVTVTTIARGIGFGDELEYTDEVTLSRSIKNRILFDAGTNTL, from the coding sequence GTGAATCTCATCAACTTTCCATCCAAACATCTTGAAAATGCTGTAGAGGAATTATCAAAACTCCCTGGTGTTGGAAAAAAAACCGCTTTGCGATTAGCACTCCACCTTCTTAAGCAACCGCAGGAAGATGTAGAACGGTTTGGCCGCTCAGTAATTGAAATGCGCACCCAAACCCAATACTGCTCCTTGTGCCACAATATTTCCGATTCAGAGACCTGTAGCATTTGCGCATCGCCGCGCCGCGATCATAGTTTGGTGTGCGTAGTAGAATCAGTACGTGATGTCATGAGCATAGAAAACACAGGGAGTTTCAGCGGAGTATACCATGTCCTTGGAGGTATTATCTCGCCGATGGAAGGCGTAGGCCCATCCGATTTAAAGATTGATTCATTGGTCAACAAAATTGCGAGCGGAACCGTAAAAGAGATAATTTTAGCACTTAGCACTACGATGGAAGGAGAAACAACTAATTTTTATATCTTTAGAAAAATTAGAAACCACTCGGTAACGGTTACAACTATTGCCCGAGGAATTGGCTTTGGAGACGAGTTGGAGTACACCGATGAGGTTACCCTGAGCCGCTCCATAAAAAACAGGATACTTTTTGACGCAGGGACAAATACGCTATAG
- a CDS encoding tetratricopeptide repeat protein, with translation MKNVFFIFLLLSSLVGTSYGQDYESALKTGFEKIDKKDFKGAIEDFKIALKSKPGDLDATYGLIASNLFSDNIKEAQSLLSSALVGNPNYAGFLLAQAIISIKKNELDNAISFLDKAAEQNNKTFEEQIILNRGSLKVKREDYEGALADFNKLLAINPSNGGAYSNIGILYYKQEKYKEAITSFDQALEIDPSNTIALYNRGMCYYKQDIKPEACLDFHHSCRLNNTNACKMIITYCTKQVK, from the coding sequence ATGAAAAACGTTTTTTTTATATTCCTTCTACTTTCTAGCCTGGTAGGAACATCCTATGGGCAAGACTACGAATCGGCGCTAAAAACCGGTTTTGAAAAAATCGATAAAAAAGATTTTAAGGGAGCCATCGAGGACTTTAAAATTGCACTAAAATCGAAACCAGGCGATTTAGATGCCACCTACGGACTAATTGCGAGCAACCTCTTTTCCGACAACATAAAGGAGGCTCAAAGTTTGCTTTCCAGCGCGTTAGTCGGAAACCCTAACTATGCAGGTTTTTTGCTGGCGCAAGCAATCATCAGCATTAAGAAAAACGAACTTGACAATGCCATCTCCTTTCTAGATAAGGCTGCCGAGCAAAACAATAAAACATTCGAGGAACAAATAATACTCAACCGAGGTTCCCTGAAAGTTAAAAGGGAAGATTATGAAGGAGCCCTTGCCGACTTTAACAAACTTCTTGCGATAAACCCTAGCAACGGTGGTGCCTATAGCAATATCGGAATTCTCTACTATAAGCAAGAGAAGTATAAAGAGGCAATAACCAGTTTCGACCAAGCCCTTGAAATAGATCCATCAAACACCATTGCACTCTACAATAGAGGTATGTGCTACTACAAACAAGATATTAAACCGGAAGCTTGCCTAGATTTTCATCACTCCTGCCGCCTAAACAATACAAATGCGTGCAAGATGATCATTACTTATTGCACAAAACAGGTTAAGTAA
- a CDS encoding aminotransferase-like domain-containing protein: MISDLNKIWSDSGKEMKKSAIRELLKLTQRPDILSFAGGLPAPETFPIEQLKEITAEVYDNEGAQALQYGATEGDGKLRKILVERYKNQGLNISIDNLIILTSSQQGLDLVPKIFINRGDKIICGLPSYLGALQSFHNYGAQMVGISLDEHGMRSDLLGQKLEEMKQNGEKPKFVYIIPDFQNPAGITMPEWRRKEIIVLCQKYDVLILEDSPYREIRFEGAPQKTIFELDNANNVILLGTFSKIFVPGFRIGWVIANEAIIDKIVMAKQATDLCTPPFLQKISANYLEKGYFDQNLGNIISIYRKKRDAMLSALSEYMPEGVSWTKPEGGLFLFITLPSHMDAEKLFEIAIKENVAFVLGSVFHCDGSGRNTLRMNFSYMSEEQNKEGVRRLANAVKKLM; encoded by the coding sequence ATGATAAGCGATTTAAACAAGATTTGGTCGGACAGTGGTAAGGAAATGAAGAAATCTGCAATTAGAGAATTGCTGAAACTTACACAACGACCTGACATCCTTTCTTTTGCAGGTGGGCTTCCTGCTCCAGAAACATTCCCAATAGAGCAGCTAAAAGAGATTACTGCTGAAGTTTATGATAACGAGGGAGCACAAGCACTTCAGTATGGAGCAACCGAAGGAGACGGAAAACTTCGCAAAATATTGGTTGAGAGATACAAGAACCAAGGCCTTAATATTAGTATTGACAACCTAATTATACTAACATCATCCCAACAAGGTCTCGATTTAGTTCCAAAGATATTTATAAATCGAGGTGACAAAATCATTTGCGGGCTTCCCTCCTACCTTGGCGCTTTGCAATCGTTCCATAATTATGGTGCACAAATGGTAGGCATCAGTTTAGACGAGCATGGTATGCGCAGCGACTTGCTCGGTCAAAAATTGGAAGAGATGAAGCAGAATGGCGAAAAGCCAAAGTTTGTTTACATCATCCCCGATTTCCAAAATCCAGCCGGCATTACGATGCCCGAATGGCGTAGAAAAGAGATCATTGTTCTCTGTCAAAAATATGATGTATTAATATTAGAAGACAGCCCATACCGCGAAATCCGCTTCGAAGGTGCGCCTCAAAAAACCATCTTCGAACTCGATAATGCCAATAATGTCATATTGCTAGGAACGTTCTCAAAGATATTTGTTCCAGGGTTCCGTATTGGTTGGGTAATTGCCAACGAAGCGATTATAGACAAGATCGTTATGGCGAAGCAGGCAACAGACCTCTGCACACCACCTTTCCTACAAAAGATTTCCGCCAACTACCTTGAGAAGGGCTACTTTGATCAGAATCTTGGTAACATCATCTCCATTTACCGCAAAAAGCGCGATGCCATGCTTTCGGCACTGAGCGAGTATATGCCCGAGGGAGTGAGCTGGACCAAACCAGAGGGAGGACTATTCCTGTTTATCACACTTCCGAGCCATATGGATGCTGAAAAACTTTTTGAGATTGCCATTAAAGAGAATGTTGCGTTTGTTCTTGGAAGCGTATTCCATTGCGATGGTAGTGGAAGAAACACCCTTCGTATGAACTTCTCCTACATGAGCGAGGAGCAGAACAAGGAAGGCGTCCGTCGATTAGCCAATGCGGTTAAAAAACTTATGTAA
- a CDS encoding glycosyltransferase family 2 protein: MKLSIIIVSYNVKHFLDQCLQTVQAATAGLDAEVFVVDNLSGDGSCEMVREKHPWVNLIENKQNTGFAVANNQAIQLSKGEYILLLNPDTLVQEQTFSKCIDFMDSHPDAGAMGVKMIDGKGNYLPESKRGLPTPAVAFYKISGIIKLRPRSARFAKYYMGHLPADKTNEVEILAGAFMFMRMKTLNIAGLLDEDFFMYGEDIDLSYRILKAGYKNYYFAETSIIHYKGESTKKGSINYVMVFYKAMILFAQKHFSSGDAQLYTSAIRFAIYLRALISLIKRGLTKIILPLLDSLTASIGYLTITHVWGSNMKGVPFPTNLTNPFLAGIIIIFLLSIFLSGGYDRPLRLNKVWKGVVIAAITILLFYNFLPEKFRFSRAIIASSATIILLLIPTMRIVAGKILGKGFIPLKPKKIKKIIVADTNETDRINKLLELSGAQGEVSQFNPTQINYNFDQQLLILKEKIRVQKIDEVIFSANDLSTTDIITLMLQLSSLNCDFKIAPTKGLSLIGSNSIETAGDLYTIGQETLASTTNRRLKRIIDFSFGLFFLSTIPLWLPVNKKPKTFLFRILKLLIGKETVVGYLHNDPQLKLLPNLKHGIISPSNALSINTENAHTTNLMYAKNYTAAGDILIILKSFPNLIKGNF, encoded by the coding sequence ATGAAGCTTTCCATTATCATTGTCAGCTATAACGTTAAACACTTCCTCGACCAGTGCCTACAAACTGTTCAAGCAGCAACGGCAGGTCTTGATGCAGAAGTATTTGTAGTTGATAACTTATCTGGTGACGGATCCTGCGAAATGGTTCGGGAAAAACACCCTTGGGTAAACCTTATCGAAAATAAGCAAAATACTGGCTTTGCAGTTGCCAACAACCAAGCAATACAGCTTTCGAAAGGAGAGTATATACTACTGTTGAACCCCGATACGCTGGTTCAGGAACAAACATTTTCGAAGTGCATTGATTTCATGGATAGCCATCCGGATGCGGGGGCAATGGGCGTAAAAATGATTGATGGCAAGGGGAACTACCTGCCCGAGTCGAAGCGAGGACTTCCCACACCTGCAGTAGCATTCTACAAAATCTCCGGCATCATAAAATTAAGGCCAAGATCGGCTCGATTTGCCAAATACTACATGGGGCATCTTCCTGCCGACAAAACAAATGAGGTGGAGATTCTGGCTGGAGCCTTTATGTTTATGCGCATGAAAACGCTCAACATAGCAGGTTTACTCGACGAAGATTTCTTTATGTATGGCGAAGATATCGACCTTTCCTACCGAATATTGAAGGCTGGGTATAAAAACTACTACTTCGCGGAAACATCCATAATTCATTACAAAGGGGAAAGCACAAAAAAAGGGAGCATAAACTACGTAATGGTATTCTACAAGGCGATGATCTTGTTTGCGCAAAAACATTTCTCCTCCGGAGATGCCCAACTTTATACCTCAGCAATTCGCTTTGCGATTTACCTCCGAGCACTAATTTCTCTAATAAAGAGAGGACTTACCAAAATCATCCTGCCATTGCTCGACAGCCTAACGGCGTCCATAGGTTATTTAACCATTACACACGTCTGGGGTTCTAACATGAAGGGTGTTCCATTTCCCACAAACCTCACCAACCCATTCCTTGCCGGGATTATTATTATTTTTCTGCTATCCATATTTCTTAGTGGAGGGTATGACCGACCTCTTCGGCTGAACAAGGTATGGAAAGGAGTCGTAATCGCGGCGATTACCATACTCCTATTCTACAATTTTTTACCCGAGAAATTTCGATTTTCAAGAGCAATTATTGCGTCAAGCGCCACAATCATACTCTTGTTGATCCCAACCATGAGGATTGTTGCCGGAAAAATCCTTGGAAAAGGATTCATTCCGCTTAAACCAAAAAAAATCAAAAAAATAATCGTTGCCGATACAAATGAAACGGATAGGATTAACAAACTGCTGGAACTATCAGGAGCACAAGGTGAAGTAAGTCAGTTTAACCCAACCCAAATCAATTATAACTTCGATCAACAACTACTAATACTTAAGGAGAAAATAAGGGTACAAAAGATTGATGAAGTAATTTTTTCCGCCAACGACTTATCTACTACCGATATTATAACATTGATGCTGCAGCTATCATCGCTCAATTGCGATTTCAAAATTGCACCCACAAAAGGGTTGTCCCTTATTGGCAGCAACTCAATTGAAACTGCAGGTGATCTTTACACTATTGGGCAAGAAACGCTAGCATCTACAACAAACCGAAGGCTAAAAAGAATTATTGACTTTAGTTTCGGACTTTTCTTTTTATCAACCATTCCTCTTTGGCTTCCAGTAAACAAAAAGCCTAAAACTTTCTTATTTCGTATTCTAAAATTACTTATTGGAAAAGAAACAGTAGTGGGTTACCTCCACAACGACCCTCAACTAAAACTACTCCCTAACCTAAAACATGGGATTATATCACCTAGCAATGCCCTATCTATTAATACTGAAAATGCACACACAACAAATTTAATGTATGCAAAAAACTATACTGCTGCGGGAGACATCTTAATTATCCTAAAGAGTTTTCCTAACCTTATTAAAGGAAACTTTTAA